In Nostoc edaphicum CCNP1411, the sequence ACATCTCTGTAGAAAAAGAAAAAACGTACAAAACAGATGAATCAAAAACCCCTCGTCCTGTCTGTAAAATAATTAAGTTGCCCCGTTATAAGTTTCCTATTAATAGCTTGCCTATTATTGGTAACAACTTACTCGAAAGCATATTTCAGCCTGACCTAGAAATAATAAATCAGCCTGAGATCGAGTTAGAAGAACTCTTAATAGACGATGAAGAGGACTTGCTGATCATCAATGAAGGCGAAGATGAATTTTTAGAAATTCCGTTAGATGAAGAAGACGGTTACTCTGGTAGGAGTACGAACTTCCATCATTGGAAGCAAACTCAGAAAAAGCATTATACCGAAGATTCAATTCGCCTTTACTTGCAAGAAATTGGTAGAATTCGCTTGCTGCGTGCGGATGAAGAGATTGAACTGGCACGGAAAATCGCTGATTTGCTGGAATTAGAGAGAGTGCGGGAAAGGCTCTGTGAACAGTTAGATCGCGATCCTCGTAATAGTGAATGGGCAGAAGCAGTACAACTACCTTTGCCAGCTTTTCGTTATCGCCTCCATGTTGGTCGCAGGGCGAAAGACAAGATGGTGCAATCTAACCTCCGTCTTGTAGTTTCAATTGCCAAGAAATACATGAATCGTGGTTTGTCGTTCCAAGACTTAATTCAGGAAGGCAGTCTCGGTTTGATTCGTGCCGCCGAAAAGTTTGACCACGAAAAAGGTTATAAGTTCTCTAATTATGCTACATGGTGGATTCGTCAGGCAATTACCAGGGGGATCGCCGACCAATCTCGCACTATTCGTCTTCCAGTTCACCTATACGAAACGATTTCTCGGATCAAGAAAACAATTAAGCTGCTTTCTCAAGAAATGGGTCGCAAACCCAGTGAGGAAGAAATAGCTATTCGTATGGAAATGACCATTGAGAAACTGCGGTTTATTGCTAAATCTGCCCAGTTACCTGTTTCTCTAGAAACTCCCATTTATTTAGTTCTAGATAAAGACCCTTGGTTTTATAAGGGAGATATAGAAGAATATTTATGCTTGGCAGATTTTATAGAATCCGATGGTGAAACGCCAGAAGATCAAGTTTCCAAAAATCTTCTGCGCGAAGACCTCGAAAAAGTCCTCGATAGTCTCAGCCCTCGTGAACGCGATGTTCTCAGACTGCGTTACGGCTTGGATGATGGACGCATGAAAACCCTTGAGGAAACTGGTCAGATTCTTAACGCCACCCGCGAACGGATTCGTCAAATTGAAGCGAAAGCACTACGCAAATTACGCCACCCTAACCGTAATAGTATTCTTAAAGAGTATATTCGTGGCTACCAACAACATGACTTGCAACAGAAGAAATATGAGCATCAATTTAAAGGGAATCAGAATTATGCACGAAAGACAAATAATGCTACTAATTACGTTGAAAAAGGGCTGATATGTCATCGAAATCGGGATTTTTTGGGAGCAATTGAGAACTTTACCCAAGCACTGAAGCTTAACCCCAATAATGCCCAGCTACACTACCAAAGAGGGCTAGCCAAGACTGAGGGAGAATTTCAGAAAGGGGCGATTGAAGATTTTACTCAAGCTATTAACGTAAACCCTCAATATATAGATGCTTACTACCAGAGGGGTCATGTTCACTACAGTTTGGGAGATAATCTAAAAGCAATTGAGGATTACAGCGAAATAATATTCCTTAATCCCAATGAAGCCTTAGCTTACTTCTACCGTGGTTTTGTCCGTAGCAATCTGGGAGAGATGCACGAAGCTATTGGTAATTACAGCCAAGCATTGAAAATTAAGCCTGACCTTGCTGAAGCTTATTTTCACCGAGGAGTTGCCTTTTATCGCTTAAAAGACTTACATAGAGCAATTGAAAATTACAATTTCACTTTACGGATCTATCCCGACTTTGCTGAAGCTTACAGTCGGCGGGGGCTTGCACACTATTACCTGGGAAATTACCAAGAAGCGCTTGAAGATTATTCCCAAGCCGTGCAAATTAATTGTGAAGATACTCTAACATACTACTACCGTGGACTTGTGTATGAGAACTTAAGTAACTATATAAAAGCACTTAAGGACTATAACCAAGTTTTAGAAATCAATCCTGCATTTACCGAAGCTTACTATAACCGGGGTAGTGTTCATTACAATCTGGGAAACTATCAACAAGCACTTGAAGATTTAAATCAATTACTGCGTATTAATCCTAACAATTCTCAAGCTTATAACAAACGAAGTAGCATTCGTGCTG encodes:
- a CDS encoding tetratricopeptide repeat protein; the protein is MGAIENFTQALKLNPNNAQLHYQRGLAKTEGEFQKGAIEDFTQAINVNPQYIDAYYQRGHVHYSLGDNLKAIEDYSEIIFLNPNEALAYFYRGFVRSNLGEMHEAIGNYSQALKIKPDLAEAYFHRGVAFYRLKDLHRAIENYNFTLRIYPDFAEAYSRRGLAHYYLGNYQEALEDYSQAVQINCEDTLTYYYRGLVYENLSNYIKALKDYNQVLEINPAFTEAYYNRGSVHYNLGNYQQALEDLNQLLRINPNNSQAYNKRSSIRAALKDYQGAMEDLKNASEFHYV